The Novipirellula artificiosorum genome includes a window with the following:
- the ccsA gene encoding cytochrome c biogenesis protein CcsA encodes MLAFLSKISVTCFFASYFVVLVLELLRFFGKIPGRGLAVVVMMSLGLFTHVCYLVLRVVARGGTSEIGLLASWYDWSLLLALGLAICFLSFYLRRPDTVISLFFLPLILATIGLSLAVQPMAPFSRSEAAEAWRSIHGLAMAVGAGGVLTGFLAGIMYLAQSWRLKNKRAGSSLRLPTLETLARLNRQCLVVSTAAVTIGVLAGAIMNLNRWGQVGWTSGGVLFSFGLLVWLAVATCVEFFYAPASHGRKAFYLTLASLGFLVLALFGVLNSSHGRTIPTEQVSVISEDAA; translated from the coding sequence ATGCTCGCCTTTCTTAGCAAGATCAGCGTGACCTGCTTCTTTGCGAGCTACTTCGTCGTCCTCGTCCTCGAACTGCTGCGTTTCTTCGGCAAGATTCCTGGCCGTGGCTTGGCGGTTGTGGTGATGATGAGCCTCGGACTGTTCACTCATGTTTGCTACCTCGTGCTGCGAGTGGTCGCTCGCGGCGGAACGAGCGAAATCGGACTGTTGGCCAGTTGGTACGATTGGTCACTGCTACTTGCCCTGGGGCTCGCAATCTGCTTTTTGAGTTTCTACTTGCGGCGACCCGATACGGTCATCAGTCTATTTTTTCTGCCTTTGATTCTGGCGACCATCGGTCTGTCGCTGGCCGTGCAGCCGATGGCGCCATTTTCGCGATCGGAAGCCGCTGAGGCATGGCGAAGTATTCACGGATTAGCCATGGCCGTCGGTGCCGGAGGCGTCCTGACCGGGTTTCTCGCAGGAATCATGTATTTGGCTCAGTCTTGGCGGCTGAAGAATAAACGAGCCGGCTCGTCGCTGCGTTTGCCCACGCTCGAGACGCTGGCTCGCTTGAACCGGCAATGCCTCGTCGTCAGCACCGCAGCGGTCACGATCGGGGTCCTCGCCGGCGCGATCATGAACTTGAACCGTTGGGGCCAAGTTGGCTGGACCAGCGGTGGGGTGCTGTTCAGTTTCGGCCTTCTGGTTTGGTTAGCGGTCGCAACGTGCGTGGAGTTCTTTTATGCTCCGGCCAGCCACGGTCGGAAAGCGTTCTACTTGACCTTAGCGAGCCTTGGCTTCTTGGTGTTGGCGTTGTTTGGCGTCCTCAATTCGTCGCATGGCCGGACCATTCCGACGGAACAAGTGAGCGTGATCTCGGAGGATGCAGCATGA
- the hemA gene encoding glutamyl-tRNA reductase has product MNLQMIGCSHQDAAVEFRERISFSGDQLVQALDDFRDRFPAAEIVLLSTCNRLELYASSNDESSGLDRDAVATFLAEQRHLSPDEVIDRMIYRIGPEAVEHLFTVAASLDSMVLGEAQILSQVKQAYDLACTSGSVGPLTHAVFQAANRTAKRVQQETSIHRRRVSVPSVAVGEVVPEVFDSLSDKHVLICGAGEMSEETLPYLKQAGATQITIINRSAERADALAARFDVATAPWTSLNEKLIEADLLIGTTSAADPIIDAARFASIEGKRYGRVLLVLDLAVPRDFDPKLGTFSNVYLYQIDDLKAACERNRREREKEYPKAQQIIAEETEKLILAINHRSTGPVIQRLRNHAEEIKREELRRLQNKLQQLNVDDAVLNEIDKSFGRLTNKLLHPPLASVRDDAAEGHQRGLVEALRHLFKLGD; this is encoded by the coding sequence ATGAATCTGCAAATGATCGGCTGCAGCCATCAAGATGCTGCGGTCGAATTCCGGGAACGTATCTCGTTTTCAGGTGACCAACTCGTCCAGGCGCTCGATGACTTTCGCGACCGGTTTCCTGCGGCGGAAATCGTGTTGCTCAGTACCTGCAACCGTCTCGAACTGTATGCATCGAGCAACGATGAATCGTCAGGACTAGACCGTGATGCCGTCGCAACCTTCTTAGCCGAACAACGTCATCTGTCGCCCGATGAAGTGATTGACCGGATGATCTATCGGATCGGCCCGGAAGCGGTCGAGCATCTCTTTACGGTCGCCGCTAGTCTCGATTCGATGGTCCTGGGCGAAGCACAAATCTTATCGCAAGTCAAACAGGCCTACGACTTAGCTTGCACCAGCGGCTCGGTCGGCCCGCTCACTCATGCCGTCTTTCAAGCCGCTAACCGGACCGCCAAACGCGTGCAGCAGGAAACTTCGATCCATCGCCGTCGGGTCAGCGTGCCCAGCGTTGCCGTCGGCGAGGTCGTCCCTGAGGTGTTTGACTCTTTGAGCGATAAACACGTGCTGATTTGTGGCGCGGGTGAGATGAGTGAAGAAACGCTGCCCTATTTGAAACAAGCAGGGGCAACTCAGATCACGATCATCAATCGTTCTGCGGAGCGAGCGGATGCATTGGCAGCACGCTTCGATGTCGCCACAGCGCCGTGGACCTCGCTCAACGAGAAACTTATCGAAGCGGACCTGCTGATTGGAACCACCAGCGCCGCCGATCCCATCATCGATGCGGCACGGTTCGCAAGCATCGAAGGCAAACGCTATGGGCGTGTTCTCTTGGTGCTGGACTTGGCGGTACCACGGGACTTCGATCCAAAGCTGGGCACATTTTCAAATGTTTACCTTTATCAAATCGATGATTTGAAGGCCGCGTGTGAACGAAACCGGCGCGAGCGGGAAAAGGAATACCCGAAGGCGCAACAGATCATCGCGGAAGAAACCGAGAAGTTGATCCTGGCGATCAATCACCGCTCGACAGGTCCGGTGATCCAGCGGCTTCGCAACCACGCCGAAGAGATCAAACGAGAAGAACTTCGGCGTCTACAGAATAAGCTTCAGCAGTTGAACGTCGATGATGCGGTGCTAAACGAAATCGATAAATCGTTCGGACGACTTACGAACAAATTGTTGCACCCGCCTCTCGCATCCGTCCGAGACGACGCCGCCGAAGGCCATCAGCGAGGCCTTGTGGAAGCCTTGAGACATTTGTTCAAGCTTGGTGATTGA
- a CDS encoding thioesterase family protein produces MKDQLKIGTIGEERFVVTERHLIDFAHDGMPEILSTPSLIWFMEHAAINAMLPLCHSGKSTVGVGLNVEHLAATPAGLEVVCRARVIYVDGPLVSFQIEAHDPYELIARGTHKRRLIDVARLAKRVNAKQG; encoded by the coding sequence ATGAAAGACCAACTGAAAATCGGTACGATTGGCGAAGAACGTTTCGTTGTCACCGAGCGCCACCTGATTGACTTTGCCCACGACGGCATGCCCGAAATTCTTAGCACTCCCTCGCTGATTTGGTTCATGGAACATGCGGCGATCAATGCGATGCTGCCGCTGTGCCATTCCGGAAAAAGCACCGTCGGCGTTGGTTTGAATGTAGAACATCTCGCAGCGACCCCTGCGGGACTTGAAGTGGTTTGCCGCGCCCGTGTGATCTATGTTGACGGGCCGCTGGTTTCCTTCCAAATCGAAGCACACGATCCATACGAACTGATCGCTCGGGGCACCCACAAGCGACGGTTGATCGACGTCGCGCGTCTGGCAAAACGAGTGAATGCCAAACAGGGTTAG
- a CDS encoding alginate export family protein — MQSSTPRRLRLALALIAMPVVASMISASAARAEEVITLEDLRSIVIQTTALQEPVVENAELTTPYAETPYIDSASSVESYAAVPTCNDCETTCCTQKQKEAATAAMKSAFGGVFYANNFSYLNDPCYDGPAFCGDCLKDNKTPFGTLSFGGETRFRYHNERNLRGLGITGKDDNFWLSRQRLYADWKINDVFRVYGEVLDAQSMGEDYAPRPIEENDMDILNLFVDVVLIDSGSSKLTARVGRQELLYGAQRTVSPLDWANTRRTFEGVRMLYQTGDTSIDAFWTEFVPVSPTRADESDAARQFYGVYASEKNLPVGTMDAYYLGYDNKTVGFSLHTIGSRILGETDRGWLYDVEGAFQFGSDATPSNHEAGFFTAGLGRKYETNLLSPTVWAYYDYASGEEDFAEVGAGDGGYEHLFPLAHKYNGFMDLFGRRNLHDFNVLANTPLTKKISLVLWYHYFRLDEQTTPYSVVMTPYNKTTQAESKDLGHEIDVLFNINLNPRNNVLLGYSHFAGGDYYDTPGIKPTLAGDDADADFFYAQFQTRY; from the coding sequence ATGCAAAGTTCTACGCCACGTCGCCTGCGTTTGGCTCTTGCCCTGATAGCGATGCCCGTTGTCGCATCCATGATCTCGGCATCCGCTGCCAGGGCCGAAGAAGTGATCACCCTTGAGGACCTCCGTTCCATTGTGATTCAAACGACTGCGCTGCAAGAACCGGTTGTAGAAAATGCGGAGCTGACGACTCCCTACGCAGAGACTCCGTACATCGACTCGGCGTCCTCTGTCGAATCGTACGCCGCGGTACCAACATGCAATGACTGCGAAACAACGTGTTGCACCCAAAAACAGAAAGAGGCGGCAACCGCCGCGATGAAGTCCGCTTTCGGCGGGGTCTTCTATGCGAATAACTTTTCTTACTTGAACGACCCCTGCTACGACGGACCTGCGTTTTGTGGCGATTGTCTGAAGGACAACAAGACGCCGTTTGGAACGTTGAGCTTTGGTGGCGAGACTCGATTTCGTTATCACAATGAACGAAACCTGCGTGGACTCGGGATTACAGGGAAAGATGACAATTTCTGGCTCTCCCGCCAACGTTTGTACGCCGATTGGAAGATCAACGACGTTTTCCGTGTCTATGGCGAGGTGCTCGACGCGCAATCGATGGGTGAGGATTACGCCCCGCGACCGATCGAAGAAAACGACATGGACATTCTAAATCTGTTCGTCGATGTCGTGCTGATCGACAGTGGCTCGAGTAAATTGACCGCTCGGGTCGGCCGCCAAGAATTGCTGTACGGTGCACAGCGAACGGTCTCGCCGCTCGACTGGGCAAACACGCGCCGCACCTTCGAAGGCGTTCGCATGCTCTACCAAACCGGCGACACTTCGATCGACGCGTTTTGGACCGAGTTTGTTCCCGTTTCCCCAACCCGCGCCGATGAAAGTGACGCTGCCCGCCAATTCTACGGTGTCTATGCGTCGGAGAAGAATCTGCCGGTTGGAACCATGGATGCTTACTACCTCGGTTATGACAACAAGACGGTTGGCTTTAGTTTGCATACGATTGGTAGCCGCATTCTCGGCGAAACCGATCGTGGATGGTTGTACGATGTTGAAGGCGCTTTTCAGTTCGGTAGTGACGCAACACCGAGCAACCACGAAGCCGGCTTCTTTACTGCGGGACTGGGACGCAAGTACGAAACGAATCTGCTGAGCCCAACCGTTTGGGCCTACTACGATTATGCATCCGGCGAAGAAGACTTCGCAGAAGTCGGTGCCGGCGACGGTGGCTACGAACACTTGTTCCCGCTGGCGCACAAGTACAACGGATTCATGGACTTGTTCGGCCGCCGCAACCTGCACGACTTCAATGTGCTGGCCAACACACCGCTGACGAAGAAGATCTCGTTGGTGCTCTGGTATCACTACTTCCGATTGGATGAGCAAACGACGCCTTACAGCGTCGTGATGACGCCGTACAACAAGACGACGCAAGCGGAATCGAAAGATCTCGGTCACGAAATCGACGTCTTGTTCAACATCAACTTGAACCCGCGCAACAACGTGCTGCTCGGCTACTCGCACTTCGCGGGCGGCGACTACTACGATACGCCCGGGATCAAACCAACACTCGCAGGGGACGATGCGGACGCAGACTTCTTCTACGCTCAGTTCCAAACTCGGTATTAA
- the moaA gene encoding GTP 3',8-cyclase MoaA, translating into MLIDSFGRKHTSLRVSVTDRCNLRCTYCMPAETPDYQDRCEILTFEEIERFVRIAVGLGVDDVRFTGGEPLVRAELHKLVRDVVRIEGLRKVSLTTNGILLSAQLADLFSAGLRSINVSLDALDEESFRTATRRGGLQKVLDGIAAARELGMSVKINAIALRGFTEQQIAAFGDFTRETNIPIRFIEFMPLDTDGKWDPQSVLTGAEILDRFAKIMGPLAPLETNDSPATDYQFRDGRGTIGIIPSVSEPFCGTCNRFRLTADGQLRNCLFGADSADIRALLRSDADDNTIAATIRHAIAEKKAGHGSDDLSFVRPTRPMYSIGG; encoded by the coding sequence ATGCTGATCGACTCCTTCGGCCGAAAACACACCAGCCTTCGCGTGAGTGTGACCGATCGCTGCAATTTGCGATGCACCTACTGCATGCCGGCTGAAACGCCCGATTACCAAGACCGCTGCGAGATCTTGACGTTTGAGGAGATCGAGCGGTTCGTCCGCATTGCGGTGGGTCTTGGTGTCGATGATGTGCGGTTCACCGGCGGCGAACCGCTCGTACGAGCCGAACTGCACAAATTGGTGCGAGATGTCGTCAGGATCGAGGGTTTGCGTAAAGTTTCGTTGACGACCAACGGGATCTTGCTCTCCGCTCAGTTAGCCGATTTGTTTTCGGCAGGACTGCGCAGTATCAACGTCAGTCTCGATGCTTTGGATGAAGAATCGTTCCGCACGGCAACTCGCCGCGGCGGTTTGCAAAAAGTGCTCGACGGTATCGCTGCAGCACGCGAACTTGGGATGTCGGTCAAGATCAACGCGATCGCACTGCGTGGTTTCACGGAACAACAGATCGCAGCGTTTGGCGATTTCACACGTGAGACCAACATCCCCATCCGCTTCATCGAATTCATGCCGCTCGACACCGACGGCAAATGGGATCCGCAAAGCGTGTTGACGGGTGCGGAGATCCTTGATCGTTTTGCCAAAATCATGGGGCCGCTTGCCCCGCTGGAAACCAATGACTCACCCGCAACCGATTATCAATTCCGAGATGGCCGGGGAACCATCGGGATCATTCCGAGTGTGAGCGAGCCGTTTTGCGGAACCTGCAATCGATTTCGCTTGACAGCGGACGGACAGCTGCGGAATTGTCTCTTTGGAGCGGATTCCGCAGACATCCGAGCGCTTCTGCGCAGCGACGCCGACGACAACACAATCGCGGCCACGATTCGCCACGCCATCGCGGAAAAGAAAGCAGGTCATGGCAGCGATGACCTCTCCTTTGTCCGCCCGACGCGACCGATGTATTCGATCGGCGGTTAG
- a CDS encoding cupin domain-containing protein: protein MPATTFTNLAKEVDIPDDGTISKTLYQDDRLKVVLFGFAAGQELSEHTAAVPAVLQFLDGEATVTLGGDEFVSQPNTFVHMPANLPHSIAAKKPTRMLLLLLKTPK from the coding sequence ATGCCCGCTACCACCTTTACCAACCTCGCCAAGGAAGTTGACATTCCGGACGACGGAACGATCAGCAAGACGCTTTACCAGGATGACCGGTTGAAGGTCGTTCTGTTTGGCTTTGCCGCAGGCCAGGAATTGTCCGAGCACACGGCCGCCGTACCTGCGGTTTTACAGTTTCTCGATGGAGAAGCGACGGTCACGCTGGGGGGAGACGAATTTGTCTCGCAGCCGAACACCTTTGTTCATATGCCGGCGAACTTACCCCACAGCATTGCGGCAAAGAAACCGACCCGGATGTTGCTGTTACTGCTGAAGACGCCGAAGTAA
- the dsrP gene encoding sulfate reduction electron transfer complex DsrMKJOP subunit DsrP translates to MSSIPVKESHLTRYPKFLGRSLWLATEGSFGFYAWMTMLTALFLVGANAWAHQVAGGMISTNMTDHVSWGLYIANFTFMVGLAAGGVMMVIPAYLYHDRKMHDVVIIGELLAIAAIVMCLFFVLADLGRPDRFWHLIPGIGKFNFPISMLTWDVIVLNGYLVLNLHICGYLLYMRFLGRKPNPVWYVPFVMLSIVWAISIHTVTAFLYCGLGGRPFWNSALLAPRFLASAFVSGPAFIIVAMLLMKRLTKVRGLDAPISTLTGIIRVTILINLLMVASELFTEFYTGGAHVSAAKYLFFGLHGHTALVPWTWTAIGLNVVAALLFLWPGILATRHRWMLAAACAMAFVGTWIEKGMGLIIPGFIPSTLHEIVEYAPSQLEWKVTVGIWALGLMVFTVALKTALPSLNQPAE, encoded by the coding sequence ATGAGCAGCATCCCTGTGAAAGAATCACACCTCACCCGCTACCCGAAATTTTTGGGGCGGTCGTTGTGGCTGGCAACCGAAGGATCGTTCGGCTTTTACGCCTGGATGACCATGTTGACGGCACTGTTCCTGGTCGGCGCCAATGCTTGGGCCCACCAGGTCGCCGGTGGCATGATCAGCACGAACATGACGGATCACGTGAGTTGGGGGCTGTACATTGCCAATTTCACTTTCATGGTCGGTTTGGCCGCCGGCGGTGTGATGATGGTGATCCCCGCCTACTTGTACCATGATCGTAAAATGCACGATGTCGTGATCATTGGTGAATTGCTGGCCATCGCCGCGATTGTGATGTGCTTGTTCTTCGTGCTGGCGGATCTGGGCCGGCCGGATCGTTTTTGGCACCTGATCCCAGGCATCGGGAAATTCAACTTTCCGATTTCCATGTTGACCTGGGATGTCATCGTGCTGAACGGTTACCTGGTCTTGAATCTCCACATTTGTGGCTACCTGCTTTACATGCGTTTTTTGGGGCGCAAACCGAATCCTGTTTGGTACGTGCCGTTCGTGATGTTGTCGATCGTCTGGGCGATTTCCATCCACACGGTCACCGCCTTCCTCTATTGCGGGCTCGGTGGACGACCGTTTTGGAACTCTGCACTTTTGGCGCCTCGTTTTCTGGCTTCCGCATTCGTATCCGGTCCCGCGTTCATCATTGTGGCCATGCTGCTGATGAAGCGATTGACGAAAGTGCGAGGATTGGATGCCCCGATTTCGACGCTGACGGGCATCATTCGTGTGACGATCCTGATCAACCTGCTCATGGTTGCATCCGAGCTGTTCACGGAATTCTACACGGGCGGGGCGCATGTGAGTGCCGCGAAGTACCTGTTCTTTGGGCTTCATGGACACACGGCCTTGGTGCCTTGGACGTGGACCGCCATTGGTCTGAACGTGGTTGCGGCCCTGTTGTTTCTTTGGCCTGGGATCTTGGCGACCCGCCACCGTTGGATGCTGGCGGCGGCCTGCGCGATGGCCTTTGTCGGTACCTGGATCGAAAAAGGAATGGGATTGATCATTCCTGGATTCATCCCCAGCACCTTGCACGAGATCGTCGAGTACGCGCCGAGCCAGTTGGAATGGAAGGTGACGGTCGGAATTTGGGCGCTGGGGCTGATGGTCTTCACGGTCGCGCTGAAAACGGCGCTGCCGAGCTTAAACCAGCCCGCCGAATAA
- a CDS encoding 4Fe-4S dicluster domain-containing protein, which translates to MTHTEDPPRQPSLPIVENLSRRAAVKGGFATLGAAAFVAAISPLRHAAKNSSAAEFMQQHYKELSPEGKAAVIARLESEAKENYGAEVTIADDRPIPGTKFVYAINLSVCNGNGKCVEACHKENNHDRSTNQSYIRVIEMPKGTMDMEQGTTTYTGAVPKDDKFYLPVQCQQCDEPPCVDVCPVKATWKEEDGIVVVDYNWCIGCRYCEAACPYHARRFNWKQPEVPAEQVNPDQSYLSNRIRPAGVVEKCTYCLHRTRRGKLPACLEACPTGARVFGNILDPQSSIRWILENKRVYILKEELGTKPAFFYYFD; encoded by the coding sequence ATGACGCACACTGAGGACCCACCGCGCCAGCCATCGCTGCCGATCGTCGAGAATCTATCGCGACGCGCGGCGGTCAAAGGGGGTTTCGCCACGCTTGGGGCTGCCGCGTTTGTTGCTGCGATCTCGCCGCTGCGGCATGCTGCGAAAAACAGTTCCGCTGCGGAGTTCATGCAGCAGCACTACAAGGAATTGTCGCCCGAGGGCAAGGCTGCGGTGATCGCACGATTGGAGTCCGAAGCGAAAGAGAACTACGGAGCAGAGGTGACCATCGCAGATGATCGGCCAATTCCGGGAACCAAGTTTGTCTACGCGATTAACTTGAGTGTTTGCAATGGTAACGGCAAATGTGTCGAGGCCTGCCACAAAGAAAACAATCATGACCGCTCGACGAACCAATCCTATATCCGTGTGATCGAAATGCCCAAAGGCACGATGGACATGGAACAAGGAACAACGACCTACACCGGAGCGGTGCCCAAGGACGACAAGTTTTATTTGCCGGTCCAGTGCCAACAATGTGACGAGCCGCCGTGCGTGGACGTTTGCCCCGTCAAGGCGACTTGGAAAGAGGAGGACGGCATCGTGGTTGTCGATTACAACTGGTGCATCGGCTGCCGCTACTGCGAAGCCGCTTGCCCCTATCATGCACGTCGATTCAATTGGAAGCAGCCTGAGGTGCCGGCGGAACAGGTCAATCCGGACCAGAGCTACCTGAGCAATCGGATTCGGCCGGCCGGCGTGGTTGAGAAATGCACGTATTGCCTGCATCGAACACGACGAGGGAAGTTGCCGGCTTGCTTGGAGGCGTGCCCGACGGGGGCACGCGTGTTTGGCAATATTTTGGATCCACAGTCCAGCATTCGCTGGATCTTGGAGAACAAACGTGTCTACATCCTGAAGGAAGAACTCGGGACGAAACCGGCGTTTTTCTATTACTTCGACTAG
- a CDS encoding molybdopterin-dependent oxidoreductase has product MDTQRRRFLKSAAMAAAGSMVAANTDLISLPVMGADDTLPDGDGLTWSKAPCRFCGTGCHVQVGVEDGRIVAVAGDKHADVNKGLLCVKGYHVGGILYGEDRLTKPLLRKDGELVEIEWDEAIDIIAKRINKAPDRFAFYGSGQWTIPEGYAAQKLMKGGLSNNHIDPNARLCMASAVTGFLATYGVDEPAGCYADLDACNVLITWGNNPAEMHPVLFSRVTDRRSRGEEVKIIDISTRRTRTSDAANEYLEMKPHGDVAISLGIMHLLIENDSYDKAFVKNHCNFRGDEADTPTLTGEAISEEEFRKRIAKYTPEHVEELSGVPAEKIRMLADLFGNRDHLITSLWCMGMNQHTMGTAINSLVHGVHLLSGHFGRPGDAPTSLTGQPSACGTVREVGTLAHALPGGRVVAKPEHRSQCEGFWNLPEGRINPVPGYHTVKMFDQFTKPTAEGGDIDTLFVQVTNPGQTLPNLNKLFNDKQGMEDKFLIVSDVYPTATTQLADLILPAALWVEKNGIFGNSERRTQQWFKLVDPPGEARDDTWMTIAIAHRLFELGHEGMKDKDGDFLFAVKDDEGNEIPIWEFEHYYDVNVDKHLFEEYRPFTTMKHKNLAPYDEYVKARGMRWPVVEQSDGSWRETKFRFSGFDDPFVAEGKEFDFYHSNTEDGKAQIWFHEYQSPPEMPDKDFPYWLCTGRVLEHWHTGTMTRRVTQLNRAMPTSYVEMNMEDARDQNIRQGETVILESRRGTTELPVWIDGRGRPPRGTVFVPFFDETKLINNCTLDAHDPFSKQPDYKKCSVRVRKINDATPSQVAKSD; this is encoded by the coding sequence ATGGACACCCAACGTCGTCGTTTCCTGAAATCCGCAGCCATGGCCGCGGCCGGCTCGATGGTTGCCGCCAACACCGACTTGATCTCGCTGCCTGTGATGGGTGCCGACGATACGTTGCCCGACGGCGATGGGCTCACATGGAGCAAGGCCCCGTGCCGTTTTTGCGGCACCGGATGCCATGTCCAAGTCGGTGTCGAGGATGGCCGCATTGTCGCCGTTGCGGGGGACAAGCACGCCGATGTGAACAAGGGGTTGTTATGCGTCAAGGGATACCATGTCGGTGGCATTTTGTATGGCGAAGATCGTCTGACCAAACCGCTGCTTCGCAAAGACGGCGAATTGGTCGAAATTGAGTGGGACGAAGCGATCGATATTATCGCCAAGCGGATCAACAAGGCTCCCGATCGATTTGCCTTCTACGGTAGCGGCCAATGGACGATCCCCGAAGGTTATGCCGCTCAGAAGTTGATGAAAGGCGGATTGAGCAACAACCATATCGATCCCAACGCTCGCTTGTGCATGGCTTCGGCAGTGACCGGTTTCTTAGCAACCTATGGCGTGGATGAACCCGCCGGTTGTTACGCGGACCTCGACGCCTGCAATGTCCTGATCACTTGGGGCAACAACCCCGCCGAAATGCACCCGGTGTTGTTTTCGCGAGTGACCGATCGTCGCAGCCGAGGCGAGGAGGTCAAGATTATCGACATCAGCACTCGCCGCACTCGCACCAGCGATGCCGCCAACGAGTATTTGGAGATGAAGCCGCATGGCGACGTTGCAATCTCACTTGGCATCATGCACCTGCTCATCGAAAACGATTCCTATGACAAAGCGTTTGTCAAGAACCATTGCAATTTCCGAGGCGATGAAGCCGACACCCCAACGCTCACCGGCGAGGCGATCAGCGAAGAGGAGTTCCGCAAACGGATTGCCAAGTACACTCCCGAACATGTCGAAGAACTATCGGGCGTACCGGCGGAAAAGATCCGTATGCTGGCGGATTTGTTCGGCAATCGCGACCACTTGATCACCAGTTTGTGGTGCATGGGTATGAACCAGCACACGATGGGGACTGCGATCAATTCGCTCGTTCACGGGGTTCACCTCTTAAGCGGGCATTTCGGTCGGCCCGGTGATGCGCCGACAAGTTTGACAGGACAACCGTCTGCGTGCGGCACCGTTCGCGAAGTCGGTACGTTGGCGCATGCATTGCCGGGCGGACGCGTTGTCGCCAAACCGGAGCACCGGTCCCAATGCGAAGGCTTCTGGAATCTACCCGAAGGTCGAATCAATCCCGTGCCGGGTTATCACACCGTCAAGATGTTCGATCAGTTTACAAAACCCACCGCGGAAGGCGGCGACATTGATACACTTTTTGTCCAAGTCACCAACCCCGGTCAAACGCTGCCGAACTTGAACAAGCTGTTTAACGACAAGCAAGGTATGGAGGACAAATTCCTGATCGTGTCGGATGTTTACCCGACCGCGACGACCCAATTGGCGGATTTGATTTTGCCCGCCGCGTTGTGGGTGGAAAAGAACGGCATTTTCGGCAACTCGGAACGACGAACTCAACAATGGTTCAAATTGGTTGACCCACCTGGCGAAGCGCGTGATGACACTTGGATGACCATTGCGATTGCCCACCGTTTGTTCGAACTCGGCCACGAAGGGATGAAAGACAAGGACGGAGACTTCCTCTTTGCGGTCAAAGATGACGAGGGCAACGAAATCCCAATCTGGGAATTTGAGCACTACTATGACGTGAACGTCGACAAGCATCTGTTCGAAGAATACCGCCCATTCACGACCATGAAGCACAAGAACTTGGCGCCGTATGACGAGTACGTCAAAGCCCGTGGCATGCGTTGGCCAGTGGTCGAACAATCCGATGGTTCTTGGCGAGAAACCAAGTTCCGATTCTCGGGCTTCGATGATCCGTTTGTTGCGGAGGGCAAGGAGTTCGATTTTTATCACTCCAACACCGAGGATGGTAAAGCACAGATTTGGTTCCACGAGTACCAATCGCCACCGGAAATGCCGGACAAGGATTTCCCGTATTGGCTTTGCACCGGTCGAGTGTTGGAGCACTGGCACACCGGTACGATGACGCGTCGTGTGACGCAGCTCAACCGAGCGATGCCAACGTCGTATGTCGAAATGAATATGGAAGACGCCCGAGATCAGAACATCCGCCAAGGCGAAACGGTGATCCTTGAATCTCGGCGCGGGACCACGGAGTTGCCGGTATGGATTGACGGCCGTGGCCGGCCCCCGCGCGGAACCGTGTTCGTTCCGTTCTTTGATGAGACCAAGCTGATCAACAACTGCACCCTCGACGCACATGATCCCTTTTCAAAGCAACCTGACTACAAAAAATGTTCCGTGCGCGTGCGAAAGATCAATGATGCAACTCCCAGCCAAGTGGCCAAGAGCGATTGA